A single Sulfurimonas aquatica DNA region contains:
- a CDS encoding triose-phosphate isomerase codes for MIIAANLKTNLTRKETKKYINEVDAYITSCNSSQEVLVFPAMSSLDTYKSSVVVGAQNAYPTDNGAFTGEIGLTHLNEFDIKTILIGHSERRHILGETQEELVKKFNYFKELGFKIVYCVGEPLEKREAGKDVMMEYISTQYEGIDTQYENLIIAYEPVWAIGTGLTPTLDDIKDIHKELKDKSSAPLLYGGSVKVANAKEVLSIENVDGVLVGSAALCAEDFCKMIEFAEELS; via the coding sequence ATGATAATAGCGGCAAATTTAAAAACAAACCTTACAAGAAAAGAAACAAAAAAGTATATTAATGAAGTTGATGCTTACATCACTTCTTGTAACTCTTCTCAAGAGGTTTTAGTATTTCCCGCTATGTCATCACTTGACACTTATAAATCTTCTGTAGTGGTGGGTGCTCAGAATGCTTATCCAACTGATAACGGTGCGTTTACAGGGGAGATAGGTCTTACGCATTTAAACGAGTTTGATATCAAAACTATTTTGATAGGGCATAGTGAACGCAGACATATTTTAGGTGAAACTCAAGAAGAGCTTGTTAAAAAGTTTAACTATTTTAAAGAGCTTGGTTTCAAAATAGTTTACTGTGTGGGTGAACCTCTTGAAAAACGTGAAGCTGGAAAAGATGTAATGATGGAGTATATCTCCACCCAGTATGAGGGTATCGATACTCAGTATGAAAACCTCATTATTGCATATGAACCGGTTTGGGCTATAGGTACTGGGCTTACACCAACACTTGACGATATAAAAGATATTCATAAAGAGTTAAAAGATAAATCATCCGCACCGCTTCTTTATGGAGGTAGTGTTAAAGTAGCTAACGCTAAAGAAGTTTTAAGCATTGAAAATGTTGATGGAGTTTTAGTCGGAAGTGCCGCGCTATGTGCGGAAGACTTTTGTAAAATGATAGAGTTTGCTGAGGAACTCTCTTAG
- a CDS encoding phosphoglycerate kinase: MELLNIKKLDLDHKKVFIRCDFNVPMDEFGNISDDRRIKGALATINYCLDQDCSIILASHLGRPKGEVNEKYSLAPVAKRLSNILKRKVILAKDVVGEDAFAQVEALKCCDILLLENLRFEPGETENDSDLSKKLASMADIYINDAFGVSHRAHASVEGITKYFTETSMAAGFLLEREINFFGKLINDPVRPFAAIVGGSKVSGKLEALINLLPKVDKVFIGGGMAFTFLKQMGYDIGASLVEDDLLADAQHIMDEAKKLGVKFYLPVDVIAAEKFSADAVSKIVTAQEIPSEWMGLDIGPATVRLYREGLNDVQTVLWNGPMGVYEMEKFARGSSKIAHFVADSFATTVVGGGDTADLVQRIGLDEEMSFISTGGGASLELLEGKILPGVAPLIITEK; the protein is encoded by the coding sequence ATGGAACTATTAAATATTAAAAAATTAGATTTAGACCATAAAAAAGTATTCATCAGATGTGACTTTAACGTACCAATGGATGAGTTTGGAAATATTTCAGATGATAGAAGAATAAAAGGGGCTCTAGCAACTATTAACTACTGTTTAGATCAGGATTGCTCTATCATATTAGCTTCTCATTTAGGTCGTCCAAAGGGTGAAGTAAATGAGAAGTACTCTCTTGCACCAGTAGCTAAAAGACTGAGCAATATTTTAAAAAGAAAAGTCATTTTGGCTAAAGACGTAGTTGGTGAAGACGCATTTGCTCAAGTTGAAGCTCTAAAGTGTTGCGATATTTTACTTTTAGAAAATCTTCGTTTTGAACCAGGGGAGACAGAAAATGATAGTGATTTAAGTAAAAAACTCGCTTCTATGGCGGATATTTATATAAATGATGCATTTGGCGTTTCTCACCGCGCACATGCTTCAGTTGAGGGCATTACAAAATACTTTACAGAAACTAGCATGGCTGCAGGATTTTTACTTGAACGCGAGATTAACTTCTTTGGTAAACTTATAAACGATCCCGTACGTCCTTTCGCGGCAATAGTTGGTGGGAGTAAGGTTTCAGGTAAGTTAGAAGCTTTGATTAATCTTTTACCAAAAGTGGACAAAGTATTTATAGGTGGAGGAATGGCATTTACATTTCTTAAACAGATGGGCTATGACATAGGAGCATCTTTAGTAGAAGATGACCTTTTAGCGGATGCTCAGCATATAATGGATGAGGCAAAAAAACTTGGTGTAAAGTTTTATCTTCCAGTTGATGTAATAGCTGCTGAGAAATTTTCTGCTGATGCTGTAAGTAAGATAGTAACAGCACAAGAGATTCCAAGTGAGTGGATGGGTCTGGATATAGGTCCAGCAACTGTGAGACTCTATCGTGAAGGTCTTAATGATGTTCAAACAGTTTTATGGAATGGCCCAATGGGTGTCTATGAGATGGAAAAATTTGCTCGTGGGTCATCGAAGATAGCTCATTTTGTTGCAGATAGTTTTGCTACTACCGTAGTTGGTGGTGGTGACACAGCTGACTTGGTGCAACGTATTGGACTTGATGAAGAGATGAGTTTTATCTCTACTGGTGGTGGAGCTTCTTTAGAACTTCTAGAAGGGAAAATTCTTCCAGGTGTAGCACCACTAATAATAACGGAGAAATAA
- the gap gene encoding type I glyceraldehyde-3-phosphate dehydrogenase → MALKIAINGFGRIGRCVARIAATRNDVEIVAINDMASMDMMLYLLRNDSVHGTFKSEVEQIDEHNIKIDSQVIRVFSDRDPKNLKFADCGADMVLECTGVFLTQESAQVHIDNGVEKVLFSAPAKDKETPTFVTGVNEEKYDGQKIVSNASCTTNCLGPVARVLDDAFGIEKGLMTTIHSYTNDQNILDVKHSKDKRRARAGAINMIPTTTGAAKAISLVMPQLEGKLHGQSVRVPTPDVSMVDLNVVVKRGTTREEVTAVFNEAADNRLKGLLLMDKEMRVSQDFVGSEYSSIVAEDLTQVIGGDMVKIMAWYDNEWGYSMRLIDMAIHISK, encoded by the coding sequence ATGGCATTAAAAATAGCAATTAATGGATTTGGTAGGATTGGACGTTGTGTCGCTCGAATTGCCGCTACTAGGAATGATGTGGAGATTGTAGCTATTAATGATATGGCAAGTATGGATATGATGCTTTATCTTTTAAGAAATGACTCAGTTCATGGAACATTTAAAAGTGAAGTTGAGCAGATTGATGAGCATAACATTAAAATAGACTCTCAAGTTATTAGAGTTTTCTCAGATCGCGATCCTAAAAATCTTAAATTTGCTGATTGTGGTGCAGATATGGTTCTAGAGTGTACTGGTGTATTTTTAACTCAAGAGTCTGCACAAGTCCACATCGACAATGGTGTTGAAAAAGTTCTTTTTTCTGCTCCAGCAAAAGATAAAGAGACTCCTACATTTGTTACAGGAGTAAATGAAGAGAAGTATGATGGACAGAAGATAGTTTCAAACGCTTCTTGTACTACAAACTGTCTGGGTCCTGTCGCTCGTGTCTTAGATGATGCTTTTGGAATTGAGAAAGGTCTTATGACGACTATTCACTCATACACAAATGATCAAAATATCTTAGATGTAAAACACTCAAAAGATAAACGTCGTGCTCGTGCAGGTGCTATAAATATGATACCTACAACTACTGGTGCGGCAAAAGCTATCTCTCTAGTAATGCCACAGCTTGAAGGTAAATTACATGGTCAGTCTGTTCGTGTTCCAACGCCAGATGTTTCTATGGTTGATTTAAATGTTGTTGTAAAACGCGGCACTACAAGAGAAGAAGTTACAGCTGTATTTAATGAAGCGGCAGATAATAGACTTAAAGGTCTTTTACTAATGGATAAAGAGATGAGAGTCTCTCAAGATTTCGTAGGTAGTGAGTACAGCTCTATTGTTGCTGAAGATTTAACGCAAGTTATCGGTGGAGATATGGTGAAAATCATGGCTTGGTATGACAATGAGTGGGGCTACTCTATGCGCTTAATCGATATGGCAATTCATATTAGTAAATAG
- the nadD gene encoding nicotinate (nicotinamide) nucleotide adenylyltransferase, whose amino-acid sequence MKTAALYGGSFDPPHIGHEAVVKALIDLDFLDEIILMPTYLNPFKAASCAPAKLRLGWLENIFSNYKKVRVSSFEVDMNKKVPTLKSVQHLLKNYEKIYLVIGADNLKSLQEWYKYEELNKLVTFIVASRENIDIPKEFIKINIDIDISSSELRKKIDISKLAKQNSQEIATYYTETMKEKNAR is encoded by the coding sequence ATGAAAACAGCAGCACTCTATGGAGGTTCCTTTGACCCTCCTCATATTGGTCATGAGGCAGTAGTTAAAGCTCTTATAGATTTAGATTTTTTGGATGAGATTATACTTATGCCAACATATCTAAATCCATTTAAAGCAGCATCATGTGCACCAGCTAAACTACGCTTAGGCTGGTTAGAAAATATTTTTTCTAACTATAAAAAAGTTAGAGTGAGTTCCTTTGAAGTAGATATGAACAAAAAAGTTCCTACACTGAAAAGTGTTCAACATCTACTTAAAAATTATGAAAAAATATACCTAGTAATAGGTGCTGATAATTTAAAAAGTTTACAAGAGTGGTACAAGTACGAAGAGTTAAACAAGCTTGTAACATTCATAGTCGCATCAAGAGAAAATATAGATATACCTAAAGAGTTTATAAAAATAAACATAGATATAGATATCTCATCTTCTGAGCTAAGAAAAAAGATAGATATATCTAAGCTAGCAAAACAAAACTCTCAAGAGATTGCTACATACTATACAGAAACAATGAAGGAAAAAAATGCAAGATAG
- the rsfS gene encoding ribosome silencing factor has translation MQDRIKKITDLLDKNKAESIEVFDLKEKNYFVDYAIIASSLGTKHTTALLDHLKNGLKPEETFNNVDESGDWVVADLGDILIHIMTPEYRVKYDMETFLSELSTDTTL, from the coding sequence ATGCAAGATAGAATTAAAAAAATAACAGATCTACTAGATAAAAATAAAGCAGAGTCAATTGAAGTGTTTGATTTAAAAGAGAAAAACTACTTCGTCGATTATGCAATTATTGCTTCATCTTTAGGTACTAAACACACAACAGCTCTTTTAGATCACTTAAAAAATGGACTAAAACCAGAAGAAACTTTTAACAATGTAGACGAGAGTGGTGATTGGGTTGTTGCAGACCTTGGTGATATTCTTATCCACATCATGACCCCTGAGTATAGAGTAAAGTATGATATGGAAACATTTTTAAGTGAACTATCTACTGATACTACTTTGTAG
- the mltF gene encoding membrane-bound lytic murein transglycosylase MltF has translation MNKLTFVLVTLFFAGSFFVFGWISHSNYIPNKRIVKETTLDKIIKSKTLNVVMLNSPTVYYIGPKGPQGFEYDLLKNYADHLGAELNITTVGTVKEALEFSRNPNIHITSASITKTQEREKLYNFGPSYFEVQQQVVCNRSMRSQSRFPRDVEDLENVSLMVGEETSYSETIQMLKSEGFEINASISPNFSTEELLEYVAKKEIDCTIADSNIYSLNIRYNPEMALAFTISGREQLAWILPDDSQKLEADMYAWLNDFNQKGKMRELEDNYYSYIMFFDYYSTKMFYKRIKTRLPKYKKYFQEAGTKFSIPWTLIASISYQESHWNAKAKSFTGVRGLMMLTKSTAKMLGVKNRLDPKQSIIGGTRHIKQMLKFVPKKVEGENRLKFALAAYNIGLGHVRDAQKLATKMGLNKNVWSDLKKVLPLLSQKKYYKNLKYGYARGAEPVKYVEAIYNYRDILEKLTKTTK, from the coding sequence ATGAATAAGCTTACATTTGTTTTAGTGACTCTCTTTTTTGCAGGGTCCTTCTTTGTTTTTGGGTGGATAAGCCACTCTAATTATATACCAAATAAACGTATAGTTAAAGAGACCACATTAGATAAAATAATCAAATCAAAAACATTAAATGTCGTGATGCTAAACTCCCCTACAGTCTACTATATAGGTCCAAAAGGTCCACAGGGATTTGAATATGATTTATTAAAAAATTATGCAGACCATTTAGGTGCTGAGCTTAATATTACTACGGTTGGAACGGTTAAAGAAGCCTTAGAGTTTAGTCGCAATCCAAATATTCACATAACTTCTGCATCTATTACAAAAACACAAGAAAGAGAGAAGTTATACAACTTTGGCCCCTCTTATTTTGAAGTACAACAACAGGTAGTTTGTAATCGTAGTATGAGATCTCAGTCTAGGTTTCCAAGAGATGTAGAAGATTTAGAAAATGTCTCTTTAATGGTAGGAGAAGAGACAAGTTACAGCGAGACAATACAAATGCTTAAAAGTGAAGGTTTTGAAATCAATGCTTCCATCAGTCCTAACTTCTCTACCGAAGAGCTCCTAGAGTATGTTGCAAAAAAGGAGATAGACTGTACGATTGCAGATTCAAACATATACTCATTAAATATAAGATATAACCCTGAGATGGCACTTGCATTTACTATAAGTGGGAGAGAACAATTAGCTTGGATTTTACCAGATGATTCTCAAAAGTTAGAAGCTGATATGTATGCTTGGTTAAATGATTTTAATCAAAAGGGAAAAATGAGGGAGCTTGAAGATAACTACTACTCTTATATTATGTTTTTTGATTACTATAGTACTAAGATGTTTTATAAACGCATTAAGACGAGGCTACCAAAATATAAAAAGTATTTTCAAGAGGCAGGGACAAAGTTTAGTATTCCTTGGACTCTTATAGCTAGCATCTCTTATCAGGAGTCACATTGGAATGCTAAGGCGAAAAGTTTTACTGGAGTAAGAGGCTTGATGATGCTTACAAAAAGTACTGCTAAAATGTTAGGTGTAAAAAACCGACTAGATCCCAAGCAAAGTATAATTGGTGGGACAAGGCATATTAAACAGATGCTAAAATTTGTTCCTAAAAAGGTTGAGGGTGAGAATAGACTTAAGTTTGCACTCGCGGCTTACAACATTGGATTAGGACATGTTAGAGATGCTCAAAAGTTAGCTACTAAAATGGGGCTTAATAAAAATGTTTGGAGTGATTTGAAAAAGGTACTTCCACTCCTATCGCAAAAAAAATATTATAAAAATTTAAAATATGGATATGCTAGAGGAGCAGAACCTGTAAAGTATGTAGAAGCTATATATAACTATAGAGATATATTAGAAAAGCTTACTAAGACTACAAAGTAG
- a CDS encoding ArsS family sensor histidine kinase, whose protein sequence is MKQHAVLITVLFALSVSLISVSIIFWEFYKLNKQQYIDHIFTKYSVITQIYREHQQRQNSDIMLDANLAVYKMQIVKDEAEQERVVKGGEILKREGFESVKASLMFSEGELYTKNTITKLRATMIEYKNHIYFFMQTKNAGLLIKDEDLKSYIYINLLYAYSTIFLIISISFILVLQKLRPLIRLRKKIELFGDGNREISFKTNNCDEIGLVSNELESTKGKINNLLESRTLFLRNLMHELKTPIAKGTIATQMLNTQKQRDRFTSIFARLETLVNEFALIEEVTSLDNKKDFKEYRLVDIIDGAIDMAMVDRSSVSVDISGDVKRTVNYRLYTTAIKNMIDNAMKYSSDMHIKILIINGELSFESRGECLSHPLQYYIEPFTKDNPSKNSFGLGLYLVDSILKSHGEVLAHEYEKGVNRFIFA, encoded by the coding sequence ATGAAACAACATGCTGTTTTAATCACTGTTTTATTTGCACTTAGTGTCTCTCTTATAAGTGTAAGTATAATATTTTGGGAGTTTTATAAACTTAACAAACAGCAGTATATAGACCATATCTTTACAAAATACTCCGTTATAACTCAAATATATAGAGAACATCAACAACGCCAAAACTCAGATATTATGCTTGATGCAAATCTTGCGGTTTATAAGATGCAAATAGTAAAAGATGAAGCTGAACAAGAGCGTGTAGTTAAGGGTGGAGAGATACTTAAACGCGAAGGATTTGAAAGTGTAAAGGCATCTTTAATGTTTAGCGAGGGTGAGTTATACACTAAAAATACTATCACAAAACTTCGTGCTACAATGATAGAGTATAAAAACCATATTTACTTTTTCATGCAAACAAAAAATGCCGGACTTCTCATAAAAGATGAAGATTTAAAAAGCTACATCTACATTAATCTACTCTATGCATATAGTACGATTTTTTTAATCATATCTATCTCTTTTATTTTAGTCCTTCAAAAACTACGTCCACTTATTCGTTTGAGAAAAAAAATAGAACTTTTTGGAGATGGAAATAGAGAGATATCGTTTAAAACAAATAACTGTGATGAGATAGGTCTAGTCTCTAATGAACTAGAGTCAACAAAAGGAAAGATAAACAACCTTTTAGAGTCACGAACTCTCTTTTTGAGAAACCTAATGCATGAGTTGAAAACGCCAATAGCAAAAGGCACAATAGCAACGCAGATGTTAAATACTCAAAAACAAAGAGATAGATTTACATCAATTTTTGCCCGTCTTGAAACACTTGTAAATGAGTTTGCTCTGATTGAAGAGGTGACAAGTTTAGATAATAAAAAAGATTTTAAAGAGTATCGACTTGTTGATATTATTGATGGTGCAATCGATATGGCTATGGTTGATAGAAGTAGTGTAAGTGTGGATATATCCGGAGATGTAAAGAGAACTGTTAATTATAGACTCTACACTACCGCTATAAAAAATATGATTGATAACGCTATGAAGTACTCATCAGATATGCATATAAAAATACTTATAATAAATGGTGAGTTAAGTTTTGAGAGTCGAGGTGAGTGCTTATCTCATCCTCTACAGTACTACATTGAACCATTTACAAAAGACAACCCATCTAAAAATAGCTTTGGATTGGGTCTATACTTGGTTGACTCCATTTTAAAATCTCACGGTGAAGTTTTGGCTCACGAATATGAAAAAGGTGTAAATAGATTTATTTTTGCATAA
- a CDS encoding response regulator transcription factor has product MQKILMIEDDLELAEILTEYLEQFEFEVVTEDDPFKAVSILKLEPFNLVILDLTLPGMDGLEVCEAIRERQDIPIIISSARSDVTDKIKALELGADDYLPKPYDPRELEARIHSVLRRYEAKSEEKAESKSDFRCDKATMVITYKGRNIDLTNAEFGILSYMISKQGLVVSREDLIHNVNAINEDSSNKSIDVMVGRIRNKLGDKSLIESVRGVGYKLLK; this is encoded by the coding sequence ATGCAAAAAATATTAATGATAGAAGATGATTTAGAACTAGCTGAAATACTTACAGAGTATCTTGAACAATTTGAGTTTGAAGTAGTAACAGAAGATGATCCTTTTAAGGCTGTGAGTATCTTAAAGCTAGAGCCATTTAACTTGGTTATTTTGGATCTTACTCTCCCTGGCATGGATGGACTAGAAGTATGTGAAGCGATACGTGAACGCCAAGATATCCCCATCATTATAAGTTCTGCAAGAAGTGACGTGACAGACAAGATAAAAGCACTTGAACTTGGGGCTGATGATTATCTTCCAAAACCTTATGACCCTAGAGAATTAGAAGCTAGAATACACTCTGTACTTCGTAGATACGAAGCAAAGTCAGAAGAAAAAGCTGAATCTAAAAGTGATTTTAGATGCGATAAAGCAACTATGGTTATTACCTATAAGGGAAGAAATATTGATCTTACAAACGCTGAGTTTGGGATTCTCTCGTATATGATAAGTAAGCAAGGCCTCGTTGTTTCACGTGAGGATTTAATCCATAACGTAAATGCAATTAATGAAGACTCTTCAAACAAAAGCATAGACGTGATGGTGGGACGCATTAGAAATAAATTAGGTGATAAATCACTTATCGAGTCAGTACGCGGCGTTGGATATAAACTTCTAAAATAA
- the feoB gene encoding ferrous iron transport protein B, translating into MNEEIKACPIIANHIKIALVGQPNVGKSMLINSVSNAHLHVGNFSGVTVDKTEVLFDYENYSFTVVDLPGTYAFNNYTLEEKVTHNYLRAKDYDLIINVVDSTNLEKNLQLTSELLTMSKKVVIALNMSDEAEKENIVIDAKYMSELIGTPCVRVSAAKKMGINELLNAVIQKHEATQSESKLIFSEAVEEEVTKIAKYLKRHKFRSENSYRNIAINLLKNNEDTYGKLHEKPLWTELQPILIEASKHIELHHDTDDIKEAFAEEYSAFNRGVIAEVVQQDIISEEKTTTEKIDSVLIHPVFGIPIFLFFMWSLFQLTFEIGAIPMEYIDMFFGWFGDTIGATISNDDIRSLIVDGIITGVGAVVLFVPNIIILFIGIALLESTGYMSRVAFLLDGFFHKFGLHGQSFIPLVTGFGCSIPAYMSARILKNDRDRLLTLFIIGFMSCGARLPVYVLFAGAFFSPEMAGNILFIIYISGAILGLIAAKVLKLTAFKGADEPFVMEMPKYRLPSVKLIWHTVLTKTMMYLKKAGTYIAAASMLIWFLSNYPHNLLLEEEYSTKIEKSISKEEKVQLQNKLSVELLEQSYLGTIGKFSEPIFEPLGFDWKMSVALQTGLAAKEVVVSTLGVLYALGSEVDEQNNSLVNAISKNISFASALAFITVIMIYLPCLAASVVFTREAGHIKYFFYLFAFTSIAAYSLAFIVYNITTILVG; encoded by the coding sequence ATGAATGAAGAAATAAAAGCCTGTCCAATAATCGCTAACCATATTAAAATTGCATTGGTAGGGCAGCCAAATGTAGGTAAGAGTATGCTTATCAACTCTGTCTCAAATGCACATCTACATGTTGGAAACTTTTCTGGTGTAACAGTAGATAAAACTGAAGTACTATTTGATTATGAAAACTACAGTTTTACAGTTGTAGATTTACCTGGAACATATGCATTTAATAACTATACACTTGAAGAGAAAGTGACGCACAACTATCTACGTGCAAAAGATTATGACCTTATTATAAATGTAGTTGATTCAACAAACTTAGAAAAGAACCTGCAGCTTACTTCTGAACTTCTTACTATGAGTAAAAAAGTTGTTATCGCTTTAAATATGAGTGATGAAGCTGAAAAAGAAAATATTGTCATAGATGCTAAGTATATGTCAGAACTTATAGGCACTCCCTGTGTGAGAGTTTCAGCTGCAAAGAAAATGGGAATAAATGAGCTTTTAAATGCTGTAATACAAAAACATGAAGCAACTCAGAGTGAATCAAAACTGATATTTAGTGAAGCAGTAGAAGAAGAAGTAACAAAAATAGCTAAATATTTAAAACGCCATAAGTTTCGATCAGAAAATAGTTACAGAAACATAGCAATAAATCTTTTAAAAAATAACGAAGACACATATGGTAAGCTTCATGAAAAACCTCTCTGGACAGAACTGCAACCCATCCTCATAGAGGCTTCAAAACATATAGAGCTACATCATGACACAGATGATATCAAAGAAGCGTTTGCTGAAGAGTACTCAGCGTTTAACCGTGGTGTAATTGCTGAAGTTGTGCAACAAGATATCATAAGTGAAGAAAAAACTACTACTGAAAAGATAGATAGTGTGCTGATTCATCCTGTTTTTGGAATACCAATCTTTCTCTTTTTTATGTGGAGCCTTTTTCAGTTAACTTTTGAAATAGGCGCTATTCCTATGGAGTATATAGATATGTTCTTTGGATGGTTTGGTGATACTATAGGTGCTACCATTTCAAATGATGATATTCGCTCTTTAATAGTAGATGGGATTATTACGGGTGTTGGTGCAGTTGTGCTTTTTGTACCAAATATCATCATTCTTTTTATTGGAATCGCTCTATTGGAGAGTACCGGTTATATGTCAAGAGTAGCATTTTTACTTGATGGATTTTTCCATAAGTTTGGACTTCATGGACAAAGTTTCATTCCCCTTGTAACTGGTTTTGGCTGTTCAATACCTGCTTATATGAGTGCTAGAATTTTAAAGAATGATAGAGATAGACTACTTACTCTTTTTATCATTGGATTTATGAGCTGTGGCGCTAGACTTCCTGTATATGTTCTTTTTGCAGGTGCATTTTTTAGTCCTGAAATGGCAGGAAATATTCTTTTTATCATATATATTAGTGGGGCTATACTTGGTTTGATCGCGGCTAAAGTTCTAAAACTTACAGCGTTTAAAGGTGCAGATGAGCCTTTTGTTATGGAGATGCCAAAGTATAGACTTCCATCTGTGAAGCTTATCTGGCATACGGTTTTAACAAAAACGATGATGTATCTTAAAAAGGCGGGTACTTATATAGCTGCAGCTTCTATGTTAATATGGTTTTTAAGTAATTATCCGCATAATTTACTTTTAGAAGAGGAATATAGCACGAAAATAGAGAAGAGTATCAGTAAAGAAGAAAAAGTACAACTTCAAAACAAACTATCTGTGGAACTACTTGAACAGAGCTACTTAGGAACTATTGGTAAATTTTCTGAGCCAATATTTGAGCCATTAGGCTTTGACTGGAAGATGAGTGTTGCATTGCAGACTGGACTTGCAGCAAAAGAGGTTGTTGTATCTACTCTTGGCGTTTTATATGCGCTTGGTTCTGAGGTAGATGAGCAGAATAACTCCTTAGTAAACGCCATAAGTAAAAATATCTCTTTTGCTTCGGCGTTAGCATTTATAACGGTCATTATGATTTACCTTCCATGTTTAGCCGCTTCGGTAGTCTTTACTCGTGAAGCGGGACATATAAAGTACTTTTTCTACCTTTTTGCTTTTACGTCAATTGCTGCATATAGTTTGGCGTTTATAGTTTATAACATTACTACTATATTGGTAGGTTAG
- a CDS encoding FeoA family protein — protein MKTLIDCKKACRVKVLKLNAKDDLKQRLISFGIMKASILEVLEHSPGKSTVEIKVGKMRIALRAQEAQLIEVEKI, from the coding sequence ATGAAAACATTGATAGATTGCAAGAAAGCTTGTCGCGTTAAAGTACTTAAATTGAATGCAAAAGATGACTTAAAGCAGAGGTTAATCTCCTTTGGAATTATGAAAGCGAGTATCTTAGAAGTTTTAGAACACTCACCTGGCAAAAGTACAGTAGAGATTAAAGTTGGAAAAATGAGAATAGCACTCAGAGCTCAAGAAGCACAATTAATAGAAGTAGAAAAAATATGA